The Brevibacterium atlanticum genome segment AGCGCACCGAACACCGACAGCGCGAACCCCCGCCGACCGTGGGGCAGCTCGAGCAGGATCGACAGGGGCGAGCTCACGAACGGATCGCCACCGGAACCTTGTGGGCCTCCGGGATGTGGGTCTCGGCGATGCGGCCGAGGAACATCCGGTAGCTGAAGATCTGGTAGGCGATGATCACCGGCAGGATGACTACGGTGACGATGAGCATCACGGTCAGCGTGTAGTCCGACGACGACGCGGTCGTGATCGTCAGCGAATCCGCCGGGTCGAGCGTCGAGGGCAGCACATTCGGGAAGGCGCCGGCGAAGACCGATCCCAGTCCCGCGACGAGGTAGATCCCGTGGAGAGCGAAGGCCCGCTTCTCTGCTCCGGCGCGCACCGCGAGGAAGGCGCCGATGAGTGCGATGACCGCGACGAGGACCGGGACGACGAGCCAGGTGCGGTGGGTGATCGACAGGGCGAACCAGATGAGGAACGGCACCGCGGCTGGCAGCATGATCCGCCCAGCCCAGGATCGCGCTCGGGCGCGGATGTCGCCTTCGGTCTTGAGCCCGAGGAAGACGAGGCCGTGGACGAGTCCGTAGCCGAGCCCGCCCAGTCCGCCGAGCAGCGCCGGCCACGACGCCCAGGCGAAGGGGCCGCCGACGATGTCGCCGTGCGAGTTGAGCGGCAGGCCGAGTGTCGTGATCGCGAGCATCGCGCCGACGCAGAAGGCGGTGCCGGCGGAGCCGATCGCCATCGCCCACGTCCAGAAGGACTTCCAGGCCTGAGTGTGTCCCTTGCCCCGGTACTCGATCGATACGGCGCGGAAGATGAGGAACAGCAGGCACAGGGTCAGTGGGATGTAGAGGGCGGAGAAGAGCGAGGCGTACCAGTGCGGGAAGGCGGCGAACATCGCCCCCGCGGCGGTGATCAGCCACACCTCGTTGCCGTCCCAGACGGGTCCGATCGTATTGAGCAGGACCCGTTTGCCGCGTTCGCTGCGGGTCAGGAACGGCAGCAGCATGCCCACGCCCAGGTCGAAGCCGTCGAGGAACAGGTATCCCATCCACAGCACGACGATGAGGACGAACCAGATCGTGGCGAGAATTTCCATCGTGAGACTCCTCAGTAGGCGAACGACAGCACGTCATCGCCGTCGTCGGTGATCGTGGGTTTCGACGTCTTCTTCGCTTCCAATTCCGGCATCGCCGAGGCGACTCCGCCCTTGACGTAGGTCGTGAGCAGCCGCAGTTCGACGACCATCAGCACTCCGTAGACGAGGGTGAGGCTGATCAGCGAGAACAGCAGCATCCCCGGGGTCACTTCGGGTGAGAGCGCCGCCTGCGTGTACATGTACACGCCGTCGAGCTGGGCCGGGTTGGGGGCGACGACGAACGGCTGACGTCCCATCTCGGTGAAGATCCACCCGGCTGAGTTCGCGATGAAGGGAGCGGTGATCGCCAGGAGGAATCCGCGGCTGAGCCATTTCGACTGTGGGACGGTGCCCTTGCGGGCCAGCCACAGTCCGATGAGGCAGACCCCGGCGGCCAGCGCCCCGAAGCCGATCATCATGCGGAAGCCCCAATAGGTGACGATCATGATGGGCTGGTAGTTGACAGCCTCTCCGGCGTGGTCGCCGTAACGGGGGTCGTCGGGAATGTGCGTGCCGTAGCGATCCTGGTATTCCGGCAGCAGGGTCGTGACTCCGTGGACCGGGGTGGAGAAGTCGCCGTTGGCGAGGAAGGACAGCAGGCCGGGGATCTCGAAGATGTTCTGCACCCCGTCGCAGTCGTTCGAGGAGGGGTCGGCGATCGTGAGCACGGAGAACTGGGTGCCGTCGTGGCACGCCGCCTCGGCCGAGGCCATCTTCATCGGCTGCTGCTCGAACATCAGCTTCGCCTGCACGTCACCGGTGATGGAGACTCCGGCGAAGGCGATGATGCCGACGAGGGCGCCGATGCGCAGGGACTTGATCCACACCGCATGGTCGGTCTTGTCCCGACCCGGCAGGTCCGTGGATTCGCCGACGATGACCTTGCCGTCGGCGCCGACCGTGTCGATGCCGTCCTTGCGACGGTGGTAGAGGTGGTACCAGGAGATGCCGAGCAGGAACGATCCGCCGACGGCCAGTGCCCCGAAGAGGGTGTGGGTATAGGCGGCGATGGCGGTGTTGTTGCCGAGCACCGCCCATACGTCGGTCATCACCGGTTTGCCGTCGACGAGTTCGACCCCGACGGGGTGCTGCATCCACGAGTTCGCGACGATGATGAAGTAGGCGGAGATCCAGGAACCGATGACCGCACACCACAGCGCCCCGAGGTGGACCGCCCGGGGCAGCCGACCCCAGCCGAATATCCACAGACCGAGGAACGTCGATTCGAGGAAGAAGGCCAGGAGCGCCTCGAGTGCCAGCGGCGCTCCGAAGACATCGCCGACGAAGCGGGAGTACTCGCTCCATGCCATACCGAACTGGAACTCCTGGACGAGACCGGTGGCCACACCCATGATGAAGTTGATGAGGAAGAGCTTGCCGAAGAACTTCGTGGCCCGCAGGTAGACCTCGTTGCCGGTGCGGTGGTAGATCGTCTGCAGGATCGCCACGAGCATGCCGAGTCCCAGAGTCAGCGGCACCATCCAGAAGTGATAGACGGTGGTGATTCCGAATTGCCACCGTCCGATGAGGACCGGGTCGAGATCCATGGGCTCTCCGTTCAAGTTTCCCGAGGGCAGTATTTCTACGTCACGTAGAATTCTACATCCCGTAGAACCTTGCTCGCCCTCATCCCGTCATCCAAGATCGTCTGTACCGATTATGCGCTTCCCCTCAGCGGCCGGGCCAGAGGATCACAGCCCGATCGGCGCGGCACCGCCTGGAATTCGACAGTCTGTAGAGATATACTTGAGGCAACGACCGACCATTGATGATGAGGACTTGGAAACTGTGGGAACACTTGGTGAACTCGAACGCAGCGTCATGGACGCCATCTGGGTGCATGATGACGGACTGAGTGCAGCCGAACTGCGTGAGGTCCTCGCCGACCGGGAACTCGCCCTCACGACGGTGCACACCGTCCTCTCCCGCCTGGAGAAGAAGGGCTTCGTCACCCGCGATCGCAGCATTCGCCCCCACCGCTACCTCGCGGTGTCCACTCGTGAGGATCACGTCGCCGAGCTGATGACGGAGATGCTCTCGCAGGCCCCGGACCGTCAGGCCGTGCTCGCACGGTTCCTCGGCACCGTCTCGGAGGCCGACACCAAGGCGCTGCGCAATCTGCTCGGGCGCAATCACTCGACGCATTCCTGACCCAGAACGGTCACGTCCATGACCATCGTGGGTCTGATTCTGGCCGTGCTGGCATTCCTGCTCGCGTGGCCCATTCCTGCGGCTCTCGCCCGCTTCCGCGGCGATCCGATCTCAGAGGTCGTCCTCTGGCAGGCCGTCGGACTCTCCGGCGGCCTGTCCCTCATCGGTGCCGCCCTCGCCTTCGCCGTCGCCCCCGGATCATCGAGCCTGCCGTCGGGCATCATCGCCCTGGCGAGAGGTGAGTCCCACGCCCAGCTCTCGATCATGGCGTGGATCTTCCTCATCATCGCCGTCCTGCTCATCGGCAGGCTGCTCGGATGTCTGGTCCTCACCTTCTACTCCGCGCGCAAGGCCCGCCTGCGCCATGATGAGATCCTCCACCTGCTCAGTGAACCCTCGGCGACGTACCCCGATACCCGGATCATCACCACCGACGAGGTGGTCGCCTACTGTCTGCCCAAGGGGCCGAGGAAGGGCACCGCGGTGCTCTCGACCGGGCTGATCAAGGCCCTCGACGAGGAGGAGCGAACCGCGGTCATCGCCCATGAGCGAGCCCACCTGGACTTCCGGCACGACGTGCTCGTCATCCCCTTCGCCGCCTGGCATCAGGCGCTCCCCTACTTCTCCGCCACGGCGATCGGGCTGAACTCGGTGAATCGGCTCATCGAACTCATGGCCGATGACCAGGCCCGCGAGCATGTGGATCCGCAGATCCTCGCCCGCGCGGTGCGGTCGGCCGCCGCCATCAGCCCCGACCATCGCAGCGAACTGTCCAAGCAGCGCATCCGCAGGCTCTCGCACCCGCTCGATTCGGCCCGGATCCCGGTCCGGCTGATGTCGATCGGACTGGCAGTGGTGCTCCTGCTCGTTCCGACGACGCTCATCCTCGCCCCGGCTGCCTTCGGCATCTGAGCCGCCCGCGCTGCGTGCGGGACTCGCCTGAGGCGACTCAGTCCCTCAGCTCACGCGTCGAGGCACCCTCGCCTCAAGAGTCGATGCGTTCGGCGTCGAGCACGGCGGCTCCCGAGACGATGAACTCCTTGCGCGGTCCCACCGAGGAGCCCATGAGGAGTTCGAAGGTGTTCTCCGCCGCCTCGGCGTCGGCCATCGTCACCCTCCGCAGAGTGCGCATGCTCGGGTCCATGGTCGTCTCGGCCAACTGGTCGGCGTCCATCTCTCCGAGTCCCTTGTACCGCTGAATGGGTTCCTTGTACGCCTTCTTCTGCTTCTCGAGCTTCTTCAGCAGCGCGTGCAGCTCCGCCTCGGTGTAGGTGTAGACGATGTCGTTCGGCGTCCCGCGCTTGGTCACGACCTCGACCCGGTGCAGGGGTGGGACGGCGGCGAAGACG includes the following:
- the cydB gene encoding cytochrome d ubiquinol oxidase subunit II, which codes for MEILATIWFVLIVVLWMGYLFLDGFDLGVGMLLPFLTRSERGKRVLLNTIGPVWDGNEVWLITAAGAMFAAFPHWYASLFSALYIPLTLCLLFLIFRAVSIEYRGKGHTQAWKSFWTWAMAIGSAGTAFCVGAMLAITTLGLPLNSHGDIVGGPFAWASWPALLGGLGGLGYGLVHGLVFLGLKTEGDIRARARSWAGRIMLPAAVPFLIWFALSITHRTWLVVPVLVAVIALIGAFLAVRAGAEKRAFALHGIYLVAGLGSVFAGAFPNVLPSTLDPADSLTITTASSSDYTLTVMLIVTVVILPVIIAYQIFSYRMFLGRIAETHIPEAHKVPVAIRS
- a CDS encoding cytochrome ubiquinol oxidase subunit I, with the protein product MDLDPVLIGRWQFGITTVYHFWMVPLTLGLGMLVAILQTIYHRTGNEVYLRATKFFGKLFLINFIMGVATGLVQEFQFGMAWSEYSRFVGDVFGAPLALEALLAFFLESTFLGLWIFGWGRLPRAVHLGALWCAVIGSWISAYFIIVANSWMQHPVGVELVDGKPVMTDVWAVLGNNTAIAAYTHTLFGALAVGGSFLLGISWYHLYHRRKDGIDTVGADGKVIVGESTDLPGRDKTDHAVWIKSLRIGALVGIIAFAGVSITGDVQAKLMFEQQPMKMASAEAACHDGTQFSVLTIADPSSNDCDGVQNIFEIPGLLSFLANGDFSTPVHGVTTLLPEYQDRYGTHIPDDPRYGDHAGEAVNYQPIMIVTYWGFRMMIGFGALAAGVCLIGLWLARKGTVPQSKWLSRGFLLAITAPFIANSAGWIFTEMGRQPFVVAPNPAQLDGVYMYTQAALSPEVTPGMLLFSLISLTLVYGVLMVVELRLLTTYVKGGVASAMPELEAKKTSKPTITDDGDDVLSFAY
- a CDS encoding BlaI/MecI/CopY family transcriptional regulator, with amino-acid sequence MGTLGELERSVMDAIWVHDDGLSAAELREVLADRELALTTVHTVLSRLEKKGFVTRDRSIRPHRYLAVSTREDHVAELMTEMLSQAPDRQAVLARFLGTVSEADTKALRNLLGRNHSTHS
- a CDS encoding M56 family metallopeptidase, whose translation is MTIVGLILAVLAFLLAWPIPAALARFRGDPISEVVLWQAVGLSGGLSLIGAALAFAVAPGSSSLPSGIIALARGESHAQLSIMAWIFLIIAVLLIGRLLGCLVLTFYSARKARLRHDEILHLLSEPSATYPDTRIITTDEVVAYCLPKGPRKGTAVLSTGLIKALDEEERTAVIAHERAHLDFRHDVLVIPFAAWHQALPYFSATAIGLNSVNRLIELMADDQAREHVDPQILARAVRSAAAISPDHRSELSKQRIRRLSHPLDSARIPVRLMSIGLAVVLLLVPTTLILAPAAFGI